Within Topomyia yanbarensis strain Yona2022 chromosome 2, ASM3024719v1, whole genome shotgun sequence, the genomic segment tttttgtaAGTTTAAAAAACGATAGAACTATCACATGCCTCTGTTGAGTTTCGACGAACGTGCACACGCGGTTTTTGAATTTCGGTTTACTAAATACTTTACTTAAATGATTGAAACTTTCACAAATTCAGAGAATAAATAAACTTACAACAAACGACTATGCTTTCGAATTCAAGACATTTCAACTTAACTAAATAGATGAAGAGGATGTCAGCTGTTCTAGGAAGATTTATTTGTGCCATGGACATTTTCCTGTTTTGCGCGTTTCACTTCCTGTTGCCAGATGGTGGTTTGTACACAGCTTTGTGGGTTGACGTTCGTCACATCCCTAGCGAGCATGCACTCTGTCTGCCGGTCATAACTAGAGTCCAGATTGACTAGCTACTTTTTCATTCTACTTGAAAATTTGCTTTTCATCGTTCCAATCAACATCGGATGATGGATCGAAAAGATGAAAAGCTtaattgcattattttgtttagCGATTGCACTTGTCTGAGAGTGACTTGAGCAGGCCACAAACCCTCCCGCGTTAGGACCTTCTAATATCGCGGGAGAGCGAGTGGGGTTTTATGTGGGCAATGGCACTAAAATGATCCGTCTAAAGTGTATTTTTAGAACCATCTCTCACTCTGACATACAGATTATTTCGACGCTAACACGCGAAAGTAGAGGAATAATAAATAATCATTACTTGGTAATCAAGGAGAAGAGAGAAATAAACTGTTTCTTCATTCAATAACTGGCACCATCTTCTCGCACCCTTCGCTATGACTTCGGGTACGAGAAATCCTTTTGTTTTGCTAAATATTCATTCAGTAAATTTGTTTAGCTAATGTCTACTTAATTCCACTGAAAACGTTTAATTGGCTGAATTGTTCTACCATTCCGCttcaagcatttttttttcaaatactaGACTTAACCTGTTTGGGAAGCGCATCTTCAGcggagttgccatcattttcgTCATATTTGAGACTTTCGGCGTCTTGCTTCGGATTGTGCTTGATGCTATCCGGTTCAGAGGAAGACCCAACTGTAGCAGTTTCTATGTCCTGCTGTAGAAGTTTGCTTGGAGCCAATGTCGTCTCCTCAGGTTCTTTCTTTGGTAAACTTAGTCCGCTACCTTCGGAGCCATCGATATATTCCTCTGAATTCATTTTAAGCACATGGAATTCTCCAGCCCCGCTAAACTCTTCTTCCGATACAGTGCTCCTAACTGTTCCGTTGTTTCGTTCCCACTCTGGAACCAGATGGGGTTCTCCTGGAGTTCTCATTCTCGATTCCTCTTTCAGCCAAGCCGGCGAATTAGTAGCTTCATTTTCAACTTCTATGACAGTTTGCGTGGTGGACGTAGTGATGTTTTTGCGATACTCAAGCACTTCCGATAGTATCTTCGCCGATTCTCCATTCTCCTTTCGTTCACTTTTCACTGGAGTGTTTTGCTGTTCCGGTTCCTCGGGCATATCCATTAGCACCGGTTGATCTCTTAAAGGTAGCGTGAAATCTTCCGGAATCTGTTGGAAACCAGGTTGAATGAGATCATGCTCGTCGTCTTCAATGTAAGGCTTTCTATGAGTTGTCATGTCGTCTCCTTGAAGATCTTTTGTAGATTTCGTTGGGGCAGGACTATCGGCCATCGCGCTTGAAGACGCATCCATCACTTCCGACGAGCTTCCTGGTCCTTCCGTGTAGAATTgtgtttcataaatttcatcgCCGGACGCTTCCGAACTCGCTGCCGACATATGCAAATCCGACAAAGTTGTACTGCCCTCTTCTCCACTCGTTATCAAAGAATTAACTGTTGTGTGTTCCTCTTCCTGCTGAAGGGGTTTCTCGGACGACGAACTCACCTGAATGAACTCCTCGCTACTAGCAGTCAACTGATCGCCTTGAGTATCATTTCGTTCGGCACTCTCTGGTCCCTCGGTGTAATGTTGAGTTTCGAAAACCTCTCCCGATCCCAAATTTTCGGTAGCACCTCCGTGATAGATCGTCTCATAGGCGACGCTAGAATCTGCTTGCGTAGAAAGCATTTCTTCCTCCGAACCTTTCGTCTGCTTCATTTGCTTGGAAATCTGTTGATTATCCGATGATCGATCGGTAAACATTTCCTGATCGTACGAAATGTCATCCTCACCGCGCTGCAAGCCTTCGACTTCTTCCACCTGAATCACCGTAATCGGTTTCGGTTGATTGTGATCCACAATCACTAGTTTGTCACCGATTTGAACTACCGCTGGAAGTGGCTTATCATTCTTGCTAACCGCATCAGGCCGTTCCTCAGGCCTGCCAGTAGTGGTCGTAGTTGTAGACGGCGACGTCATTTTTACTGTTGAGCTGCTTCCTTCAGATGACACTTCCAGTTCATCCGAATCGGACGGACTAGCCGTTGAACCTTCGCCGGATTCTGTCACTTCCGATGTTCCGTTAGAGATCATGTCTTCGTCTGTGTGGCGCACATTTTTCATCCCATCCTCCCCATCATCGGTTACGTTCAGATCCAAATGTTCCAGATTGTTTGCTTCTTCACCGTACGAAACGGAAGAAGCCGTCGTCGGACGATCAGTGTCATCATTACTGCTCGGGGCAATGGTTGTAGTTGTTGACATTTTCGGTCGACTATCGGTTAGGCGGATCTCTTCCGGTTTagtgatttctttgattttgataCCCAATGGATTGTTACTAGCCGCAGGCATGAGAACCTTTACAGGGGTACTGCTTTCGGGAGTCGCAGTTGATGCTGCCTTCGATTGTTCATGTTCCAGTAAGTCCTCAGCTTCGATTTCGGTTTCTTTTAATTCGATAAACTCCTCCTTCGTGGAGCTGGCTTCGGTGATTTTGGAGCTTTCTGCAAATGGATTTGTGTCGATTAGTGAGATAAATGGCGGGAAAAGAGAGATGATTATGGTACCCAGTGGAGGACAGTTATCATATTCCGGACAGCATCTACCGTTGATAAACTTCGGCTCACAATCGTGTCTTTTGTAGCATGATACTTGGCTGCAGCTGATTTCGCCACCTGGAATTGGAAAATTACTAACTGTTAATTAATGTcggaaatattttgaattatttgattGTTTCCATTTAAATATTATTAGTACAATATAGTATTCATTGACTGAGATTTGGCGAGCCTCTTTGGTTTTCCAAGCGGATTGTTTGGCAAAGACGACCCTGTCAACGATTTCGTAACAGAATATTcgcagaaaaaatttaaaagggGTTAGAA encodes:
- the LOC131678303 gene encoding uncharacterized protein LOC131678303 — its product is MKSLDKRRLRLPALGITLSKFSYSSATLTLMLLCTSMSVVQTGPVIRHRRMMREIYSEITDQSSKNVTNSIEDTCLYDGTQVTRVSIVCEKKPGCRAIQKTGECCPEYQCECQRDGKTYTNGEKVFDPETPCRACYCQGGEISCSQVSCYKRHDCEPKFINGRCCPEYDNCPPLESSKITEASSTKEEFIELKETEIEAEDLLEHEQSKAASTATPESSTPVKVLMPAASNNPLGIKIKEITKPEEIRLTDSRPKMSTTTTIAPSSNDDTDRPTTASSVSYGEEANNLEHLDLNVTDDGEDGMKNVRHTDEDMISNGTSEVTESGEGSTASPSDSDELEVSSEGSSSTVKMTSPSTTTTTTGRPEERPDAVSKNDKPLPAVVQIGDKLVIVDHNQPKPITVIQVEEVEGLQRGEDDISYDQEMFTDRSSDNQQISKQMKQTKGSEEEMLSTQADSSVAYETIYHGGATENLGSGEVFETQHYTEGPESAERNDTQGDQLTASSEEFIQVSSSSEKPLQQEEEHTTVNSLITSGEEGSTTLSDLHMSAASSEASGDEIYETQFYTEGPGSSSEVMDASSSAMADSPAPTKSTKDLQGDDMTTHRKPYIEDDEHDLIQPGFQQIPEDFTLPLRDQPVLMDMPEEPEQQNTPVKSERKENGESAKILSEVLEYRKNITTSTTQTVIEVENEATNSPAWLKEESRMRTPGEPHLVPEWERNNGTVRSTVSEEEFSGAGEFHVLKMNSEEYIDGSEGSGLSLPKKEPEETTLAPSKLLQQDIETATVGSSSEPDSIKHNPKQDAESLKYDENDGNSAEDALPKQVKSSI